GGTGACATTGACGTCCATCAGGCTTTGAAATTCTTCTTGCGGAATTTCCCACAAGGGAGCAGGCCGGTTCATGAGCGCCGCGTTATTGATCAAGAAATCCGGCGCCCCGGCCGAGCCCAACACGTCTTTCGCCCATCGCTCGACCTGATCTTCCTTGGCGACGTCGACGCTCATGAAGCGATGCGGTGCGCCAAACCGCCTGGCCAACTCAGCCACGGCGTCCTTATTGCGCGCGGCGCCGCATACGGTGTGGCCGGCGGCAATAAAGCCTTCGGCCATGGCCAGCCCCAGCCCACGGCTGACGCCCGAGAGAGCAATGATCTTTCCAGCCATTCTCGTCGCGCTTCCTAAGACTACGAAGAATCGCGCATGCGCTCGCGGCGAACATCCCCCGCTACGCCGGCGGCATTACGCCCGCGCCCGGAGTGACTTGCTTCATGTTCGGCGTGATGTCGGCTTCTGAATCGCCGCAGGCCCAGCCGATGCCACCGAGCACGATCGCCTGGAAGCGCGGATCGCTCCACACGTCTTCGCGATGTCCCATGGAGGTGTAGAAAACGCGTCCCTTACCATGCTTGCGCGCCCAGGTTGCCGGATAGGGAGGCCGTTCGTAGTCCTTGCCCTTCATGCCCTGCGTGTCCTGCACCAGGATCACGTGCAAATCGTCGGCGTAGTTCTTCAGCGAATACCATTCGTCGTTGATCTTGAACGAATCCGCCGAATCCTTGTCGTGTACGCCCGCCAGGCCAGGGAACTTCGCGTCGGTGATCGCCATGCGCGCGACCTGCTGCGGGCCGTGGCTGATGAACTCGCCGCCGACCATGGCGATATACGGATCGACCTGCGTTTGCGCCTGGCGCTGGCCTCCGGCGTCGTGGCCCGGCGAGTGGCACGTGTCGGCGCCGCAATGCGATGCGAGGAACCCTTTGCCGGCCGCCACGGCGTCGAGCAGCCGTTTCTTTCCCTCCGGCGATACGGCCGGTTGCTTGTCGACGCCCACCTGGCAAATGTCTCCCTGTGTCTGGAAGAAGAAGGCATCGAACTCACCGAGGTCCTTGTCGAAGATGCCGCCGTCTTTGGTGCAAACGACCTCGAAGTTGTGCTGCTTGCCCAGCTCGGTCAGTACCTTGTCGGCGTGTGAAGGCCCGTCGCCATTGCGACGAATCGAGCTGTGCTCGAACCCGCCACTTTTCGTGAAAAACAGAATCTTGCGCTTCGGCTTATCGGCGGCCCAGGCCCATGACAGTGGCAGCTGTGCAAGTCCCAACGCGGCGGCGGAAGAAATCAATAAGTCGCGGCGCTTCATCGTGGCAAATCTCCAGGCAAGGTAGGCGTGCGGCGGGAAAGAACAACGGGCCGACCCAAAGGGCATGATTACTTTACCCTCCTATCGCGCCGATTAAAAGTTGGAAGCCCGTGCGGTGAACCGGGCCGAAAACGTGGAATCTCCAGGGGTCATTCCGTCAGGGCGGCGGCCAGCACCAGGCCCACGAGAAATAAAGCTACGCCCCAATGGATTGCCAGCGAGATCCAGTAGAGCACTGGCCGATCGTCGTGCCGTGCCTGCGACGAACTCCAGGGGACCGGGCACGTCCCCGAGTGCCAAAAGCGCACGGTGCTCAACAGAATTGCGACCGCGGCCACCACGACAGCGAACATCGCCATAGTTTCGCCGGCATCAGGCATGCGCTATGGTTTC
This window of the Pirellulales bacterium genome carries:
- a CDS encoding ThuA domain-containing protein; the encoded protein is MKRRDLLISSAAALGLAQLPLSWAWAADKPKRKILFFTKSGGFEHSSIRRNGDGPSHADKVLTELGKQHNFEVVCTKDGGIFDKDLGEFDAFFFQTQGDICQVGVDKQPAVSPEGKKRLLDAVAAGKGFLASHCGADTCHSPGHDAGGQRQAQTQVDPYIAMVGGEFISHGPQQVARMAITDAKFPGLAGVHDKDSADSFKINDEWYSLKNYADDLHVILVQDTQGMKGKDYERPPYPATWARKHGKGRVFYTSMGHREDVWSDPRFQAIVLGGIGWACGDSEADITPNMKQVTPGAGVMPPA